The DNA window tttaatttttccttTACAACATTTCATTTGAAAAACAATCCGCTTAAAATCGTGTACTAGTACGAAttaagtatttttttactatttaatttttaattaattcattttttattagcaTTATTCCCAAAAATGcaaagaatattttataatcatGCAactttgtatttttaagaaGTTTAACTTTAGGGAAGTATATTAAAGGGGATTGTTgctatgaaaaataatataaatttatggtttataatatacctaaatatgttatatataaatgtattaaaCATTTGCTTTttgcattattataatttaaaatattatgaattataacctttaaaaaatattatatacattgtatttgaaaataataaagaatatttaaaaatatagatttatttatttttttttgtcttgTTGTTTTATGCTGTTTGTGGTTTATTCATAACAGATTAAATATGATAGGATGTTTATTGGTTAAATTGTGACCATtaacataaattataaaacgcaaaaatgaaaaaataaacctTTTAGATAAGTTTGCAAATTTTACGATTGGAATTGCATCATATCAGGgtatttatcaaataaaattaaattcaGGTAAAAACTTTGAGGAAAAAAATGTCgcattaatttaataaaaacaaagagAAATAGTAGAATGTTTTTATAGATTTACTTAATTGTATAGAATTGGTACAATAAATTATTCGGGTCGttctaaaattatatttattagtaataattatgattatattttatgcttattataattaacgctatatatattagcatagctattttttatatatttatttttatttgttactATACAAAGTAtggattaaaaaattacattaTGCATTTTGCGCtcttaacattttttttaaataagaataatattaaagaaaTTTGTAAGCcgcaatttttttataaatagtacatagtaattatatttttttaaaagcatTTTCCATTAGAGtatgatataattaattactgaattaataaaattaaataaaaaaaaaaaatataattaaagaaactgggtttaataattttgaagataattatattaattaaaataaagtcTATTGGCATATAATACCAACAAAGAtgccaaaataaaataaatatataaataattaattaattataattgtatgtttttttcattattataatttgtatataattttttatattattttgatgtcacttaatattattaggattatttgattataaatgtatataatatgcccttatagtatattattatatttgtacatatatttgcatGTATTTTCATAGCCTGATTTAGCatggtatatatattttttgtgattttttatagtttaaataaactttaaattttgaattttgattacatatgtatgcatatatatatattttaaaaaatatgtatatgctaTCAAAGAAGTCCCAATAAAGGGGGAactacacatatatatatattttttttaactataaaaagataaatatagttttttaaatcagATCATGGATTATACTTtccataataataatgggaGAAACTGAATTGGATAATGATGAATTAAGAAAAACTGTTTTTAATATAGACGGAAATCCTAAGGTTGGTCATTTCTATAATAAAGAtggtttattattaaaaacatataggTGGCCAGTTAAAAAGGCGGCAGGTATTGTACTATTACTCCATGGATTGAAAGGCCATGCTCGATTCACTTATTTGAAACCAAATGCAGAAGTGATAGATAACAATGAAGTTTTAGTGATAGATGATGATAACTACTATGTTTACAGTGGTAGTTGGgttgaaaaatttaatcaGAACGAATATTCAGTATATGCGATGGATTTACAAGGGCATGGTGAATCAGAGGCGCGAAAAAATTTAAGAGGTCATTTTAAACGATTTAATGATCTAGTTGATGATGTATTACAATATATGAATCAAATTCAAGATGAAATTgcaaatgataataaaatagatgATGAATCTTATAGTATAGTACCAgctaaaaaacaaaaacttcctatgtatattattggATATTCGATGGGAGGAAATATTGCTTTAAGGATATTACAAATATTGAATAAGGCAAAAGTAAAAAACAATTCTAAGCTTGAAGATACAGTAATCTATGCAAAAGCTGATACCCTGACAGGCGATTGCActaatatttatgatagtgataatgataatgaCAATGATAATGAcaatgatgatgatgacGATGATGACGATGATGATGTTTATTACGATGTTTATGATGGAGATAATgttaatgataataatccTACAAATAAAGCTACTAATGTAAGTGAAGTTGTTGACATTAATAATGTTTCTAATGATAATACTACAAAGCATTATGCTTGTACCTATTGCATTGCAAATGGCAGCACATGTGATAATGATAGTGTTAGTACCACCACTGGTGGTAGTGATATCGACAATTTCAGTGTTAGTGCCGATGACAGTGTAGCAGCCAGTACTAGTACAGAAGACAATGTAGTAGCCAGTACTAGTACAGAATATAATGAAGTGCCCAGTACTAGTACAGAAGATAATGTAGTAGCCAGTACTAGTACAGAAGACAATGTAGTAGTCAGCACTAGTACAGAAGATAATGAAGTGCCCAGTACTAGTACAGAAGATAATGTAGTAGCCAGTACTAGTACAGAAGACAATGTAGTAGTTAGCACTAGTACAGAAGATAATGAAGTGCCCAGTACTAGTACAGAAGATAATGAAGTAGTTAGCACTAGTACAGAAGATAATGAAGTGCCCAGTACTAGTACAGAAGATAATGAAGTAGCCAGTACTAGTACAGAAGATAATGAAGTGCCCAGTACTAGTACAGAAGATAATGTAGTAGCCAGTACTAGTACAGAAGACAATGTAGTAGTCAGCACTAGTACAGAAGATAATGAAGTGCCCAGTACTAGTACAGAAGATAATGTAGTAGCCAGTACTAGTACAGAAGACAATGTAGTAGTTAGCACTAGTACAGAAGACACTGTAGTACCCAGTACTAGTACAGAAGACAATGCAGTAGCCAGTACTAGTACCGATGATAATGCAATAGCTAGTACTAGTACCgatgataatttaatagCCAGTACTAGTACAGAAGACAATGCAGTAGCCAGTACTAGTACAGAAGACAATGCAGTAGCCAGTACTAGTACAGAAGACAATGTAGTAGCCAGTACTAGTACCGATGATAATGCAGTAGCCAGTACTAGTACAGAAGACAATGCAGTAGCCAGTACTAGTACCGATGATAATGCAGTAGCCAGTACTAGTACAGAAGACATTGTAGTAGTCGGTACTAGTACCGATGacaatgataaaaatgacgataaatataattgtttagacaaattaaatattaaaggCTGTGTATCTTTGGCGGGTATGGTGTCTTTTGAAAGAATAGCGCAACCAGGgacatatttattcaattatgtttatttgcCTGTAACACATTTCTTATCTTATATTGCACCTAATCTGGAAACTAAGTCAGAATTGCCATATAAAGGTTACCCATTTATCGATAATTTATGTAAACTAGATAAATATAGAGGTAATCGTGGAGTTACAGTTAAATGTGTATATGAGCTTATAAAAGCAATGGGCGCGTTGAACGatgatattaattatataccaAAGGATATtcctatattatttgtgcATGCAAAAGGAGATAGCATTTGTTATTACAAAGGTGTAGAGATGTTTTATGATAGATTACATTCTgataataaagaattatttCCAGTCGATAACATGGATCATTCTATAACATTAGAACCCGGGAATGAGCAagttttagaaaaaattattaaatggttaaataatttgaaaaataacaataaaaatgcaataGAAAACCAAGAATAATATGGATATTAAACCCTTTTATAAACactaatataattttttttatttaactttttaaatatagttacgaaaatataatattaaatcgaattttttttttatattatatgtatgattttgttaattaatattatttttttgaattaaacttttatattattattttattcgttattatgtatatgtatatatatattattattttgttaactTTTAATATGTATTCAAACAATTTATATAGCAACGATgctataatttatttggatatctaataattaataaaaggttaatcaaaatataattcatttgaatttattatttggtgtttctttatatataatgtaattttaatggcaaaaaaaatgatgggcaaaatttaatattaaaatattgtttttgaAAGGAAATAGTATCGaagaaatttaaatatataaatatcattGCGTAAATTTTGAGACGCGATGGGTCTGGGTATTATGtgcatatgttttttttaatcgtATAATTTGcaaatgattatatattctatttttatattgattCAGAATTAAAACAATGTTATGTAATCCTTCCATTAAtgatgtacatatataccaATGAggtgttattatttactaTAAATTTTGTCATTTGCATTTAAGCATTGAAAACCTTTATGGTCGTTTTCATaacttataaaataatttgttttaacaaaatttatattaaaatattaattattgagacaaatatatattatagcCATATGTTGTATCATATAACCAATAAAACAAGATGCTTTTAATAAGGTaagttattaaaaaaataataataataaatatatttatagaataataataaatatatttatagaataataaaaaatatatatttcgtGCATTTTTTACTTGTTTAGcatgttaaaaaataatttaagtataattgtttaaattaaattatcacGACATGATGCATGCATAATACATATACCTAAATCttattattctttaaaAGCCGTACAAAATAAGTGAATTTAAAATGGCACAAAACAATCACGAAACATTTGAAGGaattaatatttgaaatatcTTATAgttatgtatgtatatttttaataagcGGTTTGGCGATGTTCTAATTGTCTATATGTCGTTCtcatatttacaaaattatcaaaGTAATATGACATCCATTTACCGTACCATTCACGTTTCTGGATTTTCCATTCTTCCCACTCATTGTGTTTTGCAGTTAAATATCTGCTTTCTAATTTGCTAGTTATATCTGCCCATTGATCTTGCTctgttttatttctttcattCCATTTATCGAATCTTTCCCTGATTAAGAACGAAATGGGATCATTTCGTGATTTtgattttgaatatttctTCCAAAAACTATCTTCATTATGCTTCCATTGTTGATTATACCAACTTGACATGAAGTTGTTTTTCCATTTCTCCCAGTCACCAATTAtccatttatataaattatggtcatttttatcaatccatttttttaaatcttgtatcatattttcttcaatagttttttttatcttatttattaaaggTATATTATCTTCAGGTGATCCTGTTGCCGCACTATCACTTAACTCTCTATCAATGTGATCTTTATATGAAATCCATTTTGATTCCATTTGTTTAATCCATGTATTCCAttcttcgtttttttttttaagccATACACCTTTCTTTGTGTGtatataagaataaaaCCTTTCCCATTCGTCGTCTAATTcttctaattttttatgccATTCTTCGTGTTTTATTCgttcttcttcttcaatGTCTTCTCTAGAGGATCGTATAAGACTATTCCACTTAATATGCAATTGATCAAGCCATATATCGATATCAATAATATCGTCAACAGTACGATTTCTTCCTGCAAAACGTAATGATTCTTTATTTGTGGGATTCGTTCCCCTTAAAGAACTTTCTCCCCTTGAAGAATTTTCTTCACTTAAAGATAATCCTCCCCATAAAGGTTTTCCTTCATTTAAAGGCAGTCCTTCCCATAAAGGCCTTTCTTCACTTAAAGATGTTTCTTCCCTTAAAGGATTTTCTTCACTTAAAGGATTTTCTTCACTTAAAGATGTTTCTTCCCTTAAAGGATTTTCTTCACTTAAAGGATTTTCTTCACTTAAATGGCCTTGAGATTGTAAAGTTTTATCGCCCCAAACTTTCGTTTCAtcatcatataatttttcttgtAACGTTGGTTCAAAGGATGcctaaataaaaaatataataaaaattttttttgcaataAGTATTATCAAAAGTGATTGTAAggaataaagaaaaatgaatatatttttatcttacAGATGATATTATATCAACAAGGGAAACATATGCCagaaataaagaatatgaaatatatgaagctgcatatatttttttcattttaaacAAAGGAAttctataatatattatttactatttctaaagaaatatatctttatcatcatacatttatgaaataaattttttatttaattaatattatatttatactaaaaatataattattaaaaaattgtataatattttttacaagcATAAAaccattttataattaattagtaacaataataatcattatatactaataaaaaatgcaatacttatataatgccgtttattattaaatttgggcatttataattaacGAACAGATTATGAATACAGTTTGTTACATAGTATTCAGTtattaagaatatataattctatgcatatatgcaataacaaaagataaaaataaaaataaaagcacAAATAAGCGAATATATctctattttttctattaaatttttctaattattttttaatttagtttaagtaataaattttgatttctattattaattCTTTCATACtcatgttttattattatttttttaagaggtttttataaaacataaatatgatgaGGCACCTTTTAAAATCAGAAGAAAACATGAGTTcttaaaataaagaaaaaaatatattaattatttattaaaactcTCTTGATATTTACTATTCGTTCAatcttttataatttatataggaatttttttgtttttaactTTCCATAAGAAATGTTATGTattgcatacatatattatatatatgtttatttttctttggTTTAATGGTCGAATGTTAATTTagatttaatttttataattttggtGGTTTACTAGTTTACGCAAATTTATTAGATATCATTATAAtagaaatacaaaattttaaactattatatgtattattttattatgttttttatagtacataaaataaaaaaaaaattaataataaaaatatagcataTTCACGAAAGCCAGCGATATAGTTTCCTCATAAGTAGAAACATTATAcataaaagataaaataatgattatattaatttcttTATGGAATATAAACAAAGAATGTATGAATAGACAATTATAATGTATGAGAGCCACTCTCAAAAACACgaaaaacatattaaaaCGATATGtcattcattttattttgaattttatagaatatatatacacttATTTATgattgaaataaatatttttagaatATTATAACTACATagataattaaaaatatacgttttatataatgacgttaatttattgaaaatatatatttcataagaAAAGTAGGTAGACAATATCTtaaattgaaaatacaatatatttaaaattaatcaaAATTCCTGCTTCGGATATGATGATATAGACATGTTTAAAATTCATgtagattttttttttcttatagaAGTTATTACATTGCTA is part of the Plasmodium chabaudi chabaudi strain AS genome assembly, chromosome: 6 genome and encodes:
- a CDS encoding lysophospholipase, putative — its product is MGETELDNDELRKTVFNIDGNPKVGHFYNKDGLLLKTYRWPVKKAAGIVLLLHGLKGHARFTYLKPNAEVIDNNEVLVIDDDNYYVYSGSWVEKFNQNEYSVYAMDLQGHGESEARKNLRGHFKRFNDLVDDVLQYMNQIQDEIANDNKIDDESYSIVPAKKQKLPMYIIGYSMGGNIALRILQILNKAKVKNNSKLEDTVIYAKADTLTGDCTNIYDSDNDNDNDNDNDDDDDDDDDDVYYDVYDGDNVNDNNPTNKATNVSEVVDINNVSNDNTTKHYACTYCIANGSTCDNDSVSTTTGGSDIDNFSVSADDSVAASTSTEDNVVASTSTEYNEVPSTSTEDNVVASTSTEDNVVVSTSTEDNEVPSTSTEDNVVASTSTEDNVVVSTSTEDNEVPSTSTEDNEVVSTSTEDNEVPSTSTEDNEVASTSTEDNEVPSTSTEDNVVASTSTEDNVVVSTSTEDNEVPSTSTEDNVVASTSTEDNVVVSTSTEDTVVPSTSTEDNAVASTSTDDNAIASTSTDDNLIASTSTEDNAVASTSTEDNAVASTSTEDNVVASTSTDDNAVASTSTEDNAVASTSTDDNAVASTSTEDIVVVGTSTDDNDKNDDKYNCLDKLNIKGCVSLAGMVSFERIAQPGTYLFNYVYLPVTHFLSYIAPNLETKSELPYKGYPFIDNLCKLDKYRGNRGVTVKCVYELIKAMGALNDDINYIPKDIPILFVHAKGDSICYYKGVEMFYDRLHSDNKELFPVDNMDHSITLEPGNEQVLEKIIKWLNNLKNNNKNAIENQE
- a CDS encoding tryptophan-rich antigen, translating into MKKIYAASYISYSLFLAYVSLVDIISSASFEPTLQEKLYDDETKVWGDKTLQSQGHLSEENPLSEENPLREETSLSEENPLSEENPLREETSLSEERPLWEGLPLNEGKPLWGGLSLSEENSSRGESSLRGTNPTNKESLRFAGRNRTVDDIIDIDIWLDQLHIKWNSLIRSSREDIEEEERIKHEEWHKKLEELDDEWERFYSYIHTKKGVWLKKKNEEWNTWIKQMESKWISYKDHIDRELSDSAATGSPEDNIPLINKIKKTIEENMIQDLKKWIDKNDHNLYKWIIGDWEKWKNNFMSSWYNQQWKHNEDSFWKKYSKSKSRNDPISFLIRERFDKWNERNKTEQDQWADITSKLESRYLTAKHNEWEEWKIQKREWYGKWMSYYFDNFVNMRTTYRQLEHRQTAY